The following is a genomic window from Roseitalea porphyridii.
AGCAGGCAGCGCTGATTGTCGCTGCTCACCGCAAGCATGATGACGACTGGATCGGTGCGCGGGAAATGCTGCGCGCCGCAGGCGCCGCACACGCGCTTGTAGCCGCCGTCGGCCATCGTGCTCGGCGCGCCGCAGCGCGAGCAGAACCGGTGCGTGCGGTGCCAGGCGATCAGGGCGGCGGCCTGCGCGAGCGCGCCGAGCGTGGGTTCGTCGAAGAGCCCCTGCACATAGATCGACCGGTAGTCGATCGCCTTCAGCTCGTCCGGAGCGTCGTCCGCGTCGACCGAAACGGGCGCGGCGAGGATCGGCGTGCCGTCCGCCTGATAGCCGAGCAGCACGCTATCGCCGGCGCGGGCGCCAAGTCCGGTCGCCTGGTCGATCGTGAACCACGGATCGGCCGTATCGCCGTTGGGGCGCAGCAGGGCCCGGCCCTCGCCGAGCAGCAAAAGCCGCGCGCGCGGATCGGCCAGCGCGTCGGGCACCGACGTCTCGCTGCGCTTTTCGGAAAGCCGCACCAGCCTGTTTCCGGCGAACCCGGTCAACGCCGAGGGTTCGGGGACGGTCCGGCTGGCGAATAGGTCGGA
Proteins encoded in this region:
- the nudC gene encoding NAD(+) diphosphatase: MSDLFASRTVPEPSALTGFAGNRLVRLSEKRSETSVPDALADPRARLLLLGEGRALLRPNGDTADPWFTIDQATGLGARAGDSVLLGYQADGTPILAAPVSVDADDAPDELKAIDYRSIYVQGLFDEPTLGALAQAAALIAWHRTHRFCSRCGAPSTMADGGYKRVCGACGAQHFPRTDPVVIMLAVSSDNQRCLLGRSPHFPPSMYSCLAGFVEPGETLENAVRRETEEEAGIAIGRVAYHASQPWPFPHTLMIGCFAEALSEDIAIDDELEDARWFPRAEVRSVLNGDETGFRMPPRGAIASLLVRDWARSD